Proteins encoded by one window of Arabidopsis thaliana chromosome 2, partial sequence:
- a CDS encoding RNA-binding (RRM/RBD/RNP motifs) family protein (RNA-binding (RRM/RBD/RNP motifs) family protein; FUNCTIONS IN: RNA binding, nucleotide binding, nucleic acid binding; INVOLVED IN: biological_process unknown; LOCATED IN: cellular_component unknown; EXPRESSED IN: 22 plant structures; EXPRESSED DURING: 13 growth stages; CONTAINS InterPro DOMAIN/s: RNA recognition motif, RNP-1 (InterPro:IPR000504), Nucleotide-binding, alpha-beta plait (InterPro:IPR012677); BEST Arabidopsis thaliana protein match is: RNA-binding (RRM/RBD/RNP motifs) family protein (TAIR:AT1G33470.2); Has 50 Blast hits to 50 proteins in 10 species: Archae - 0; Bacteria - 0; Metazoa - 0; Fungi - 2; Plants - 48; Viruses - 0; Other Eukaryotes - 0 (source: NCBI BLink).), whose amino-acid sequence MAQQRQFQMEGGNNNTTDTKLTKIFVGGLAWETQRDTMRRYFEQFGEIVEAVVITDKNTGRSKGYGFVTFKEAEAAMRACQNMNPVIDGRRANCNLACLGAQKPRPPTSPRHGTGRFRSPGSGVGLVAPSPQFRGSSSSSAFVHQQQQQHTAQFPFPYSTYGFSGYSQEGMYPMNYYNHHLYGGQQFSPYMGHPSAGSTGMFHGFYPYYPQYNAAQSSNQAQAQVQAQHHQGFSFQYTAPPAPPLLQYPYLPHQPHFSSQQQFSSQQPPPPILSLPTSLALSLPSSSSPSSSTSTSAATTATKTVVITTATKKAETEASSKDGNEAMTTSTIKIEG is encoded by the exons ATGGCTCAACAGAGACAATTTCAGATGGAAGGtggtaataataatacaacaGATACCAAGTTGACGAAAATCTTTGTTGGAGGATTAGCTTGGGAGACTCAGAGAGATACAATGAGACGTTACTTTGAACAGTTTGGTGAAATCGTTGAAGCTGTTGTCATTACTGATAAGAACACTGGAAGATCTAAAGGATATGGATTT gTCACGTTTAAGGAAGCTGAAGCAGCGATGAGAGCTTGTCAGAACATGAATCCTGTGATTGATGGAAGAAGAGCTAATTGCAATCTTGCTTGTCTTGGTGCTCAAAAACCTCGTCCTCCTACTTCTCCTCGACATG GAACAGGTAGATTCAGATCACCAGGATCAGGAGTTGGATTAGTTGCTCCTTCTCCTCAGTTTCGaggctcttcttcttcctctgcttttgttcatcaacaacaacaacaacacactGCTCAATTCCCATTTCCTTACTCTACTTACGG gTTTTCTGGTTATTCTCAAGAGGGAATGTACCCAATG aaCTACTACAATCATCATCTCTATGGAGGACAACAGTTTTCACCATATATGGGACATCCATCAGCAGGATCAACAGGAATGTTCCATGGTTTTTATCCCTACTATCCTCAATACAATGCAGCACAAAGTAGCAATCAAGCTCAAGCTCAAGTTCAAGCTCAACATCACCAAGGTTTCAGCTTTCAATACACTGCTCCTCCTGCTCCTCCTCTGCTGCAATATCCTTACTTGCCTCACCAGCCACACTTCAGTTCTCAGCAGCAATTTAGCTCTCAGCAACCTCCTCCTCCAATCCTCTCCCTCCCAACCTCTCTGGCTCTATCTTtaccttcatcatcatcaccgtCCTCTTCAACTTCCACCTCAG ctgcaacaacagcaacaaaaaCAGTAGTTATAACTACAGCAACAAAGAAAGCAGAAACTGAAGCTAGCAGCAAAGATGGTAATGAAGCAATGACAACATCAACCATCAAGATAGAGGGTTGA
- the NST1 gene encoding NAC (No Apical Meristem) domain transcriptional regulator superfamily protein (EMBRYO DEFECTIVE 2301 (EMB2301); CONTAINS InterPro DOMAIN/s: No apical meristem (NAM) protein (InterPro:IPR003441); BEST Arabidopsis thaliana protein match is: NAC domain protein 66 (TAIR:AT3G61910.1); Has 2975 Blast hits to 2968 proteins in 76 species: Archae - 0; Bacteria - 0; Metazoa - 2; Fungi - 0; Plants - 2973; Viruses - 0; Other Eukaryotes - 0 (source: NCBI BLink).), whose protein sequence is MMSKSMSISVNGQSQVPPGFRFHPTEEELLQYYLRKKVNSIEIDLDVIRDVDLNKLEPWDIQEMCKIGTTPQNDWYFFSHKDKKYPTGTRTNRATAAGFWKATGRDKIIYSNGRRIGMRKTLVFYKGRAPHGQKSDWIMHEYRLDDNIISPEDVTVHEVVSIIGEASQDEGWVVCRIFKKKNLHKTLNSPVGGASLSGGGDTPKTTSSQIFNEDTLDQFLELMGRSCKEELNLDPFMKLPNLESPNSQAINNCHVSSPDTNHNIHVSNVVDTSFVTSWAALDRLVASQLNGPTSYSITAVNESHVGHDHLALPSVRSPYPSLNRSASYHAGLTQEYTPEMELWNTTTSSLSSSPGPFCHVSNGSG, encoded by the exons ATGATGTCAAAATCTATGAGCATATCAGTGAACGGACAATCTCAAGTGCCTCCTGGGTTTAGGTTTCATCCGACCGAGGAAGAGCTGTTGCAGTATTATCTCCGGAAGAAAGTTAATAGCATCGAGATCGATCTTGATGTCATTCGCGACGTTGATCTCAACAAGCTCGAGCCTTGGGACATTCAAG AGATGTGTAAAATAGGAACAACGCCACAAAACGACTGGTATTTCTTTAGCCACAAGGACAAAAAATATCCGACGGGAACGAGAACTAACAGAGCCACTGCGGCTGGATTTTGGAAAGCAACTGGCCGCGACAAGATCATATATAGCAATGGCCGTAGAATTGGGATGAGAAAGACTCTTGTTTTCTACAAAGGCCGAGCTCCTCACGGCCAAAAATCTGATTGGATCATGCATGAATATAGACTCGATGACAACATTATTTCCCCCGAGGATGTCACCGTTCATGAG gTCGTGAGTATTATAGGGGAAGCATCACAAGACGAAGGATGGGTGGTGTGTCGtattttcaagaagaagaatcttcacaaaaccctaaacagtCCCGTCGGAGGAGCTTCCCTGAGCGGCGGCGGAGATACGCCGAAGACGACATCATCTCAGATCTTCAACGAGGATACTCTCGACCAATTTCTTGAACTTATGGGGAGATCTTGTAAAGAAGAGCTAAATCTTGACCCTTTCATGAAACTCCCAAACCTCGAAAGCCCTAACAGTCAGGCAATCAACAACTGCCACGTAAGCTCTCCCGACACTAATCATAATATCCACGTCAGCAACGTGGTCGACACTAGCTTTGTTACTAGCTGGGCGGCTTTAGACCGCCTCGTGGCCTCGCAGCTTAACGGACCCACATCATATTCAATTACAGCCGTCAATGAGAGCCACGTGGGCCATGATCATCTCGCTTTGCCTTCCGTCCGATCTCCGTACCCCAGCCTAAACCGGTCCGCTTCGTACCACGCCGGTTTAACACAGGAATATACACCGGAGATGGAGCTATGGAATACGACGACGTCGTCTCTATCGTCATCGCCTGGCCCATTTTGTCACGTGTCGAATGGTAGTGGATAA
- the PRR9 gene encoding pseudo-response regulator 9 (pseudo-response regulator 9 (PRR9); CONTAINS InterPro DOMAIN/s: CheY-like (InterPro:IPR011006), Signal transduction response regulator, receiver domain (InterPro:IPR001789), CCT domain (InterPro:IPR010402); BEST Arabidopsis thaliana protein match is: CCT motif family protein (TAIR:AT2G46670.1); Has 35333 Blast hits to 34131 proteins in 2444 species: Archae - 798; Bacteria - 22429; Metazoa - 974; Fungi - 991; Plants - 531; Viruses - 0; Other Eukaryotes - 9610 (source: NCBI BLink).) has product MSSQDSIKMVLKCMLRGAADYLIKPMRKNELKNLWQHVWRRLTLRDDPTAHAQSLPASQHNLEDTDETCEDSRYHSDQGSGAQAINYNGHNKLMENGKSVDERDEFKETFDVTMDLIGGIDKRPDSIYKDKSRDECVGPELGLSLKRSCSVSFENQDESKHQKLSLSDASAFSRFEESKSAEKAVVALEESTSGEPKTPTESHEKLRKVTSDQGSATTSSNQENIGSSSVSFRNQVLQSTVTNQKQDSPIPVESNREKAASKEVEAGSQSTNEGIAGQSSSTEKPKEEESAKQRWSRSQREAALMKFRLKRKDRCFDKKVRYQSRKKLAEQRPRVKGQFVRTVNSDASTKS; this is encoded by the exons ATGTCTTCTCAAGATTCGATAAAAATGGTGTTGAAGTGTATGCTGAGAGGTGCTGCTGATTATCTAATCAAACCAATGAGGAAAAACGAGTTGAAAAATCTATGGCAACATGTTTGGAGAAGACTGact TTGCGTGATGATCCTACTGCTCATGCTCAAAGCTTACCAGCTTCACAGCACAACCTTGAAGATACTGATGAAACTTGTGAAGATTCCAGATATCATTCAGATCAAGGAAGTGGTGCTCAg GCTATCAATTACAATGGTCACAATAAGCTGATGGAGAATGGCAAATCAGTGGATGAAAGAGACGAGTTTAAGGAAACTTTTGATGTGACAATGGATTTGATTGGTGGAATTGACAAGCGTCCTGATAGTATTTATAAAGACAAGAGTCGAGATGAGTGTGTTGGTCCTGAGCTTGGACTTTCTCTGAAAAGATCTTGCTCTGTAAGTTTTGAGAACCAAGATGAAAGCAAGCATCAAAAGCTTAGCCTCTCTGATGCGTCGGCCTTCTCAAG ATTTGAGGAAAGCAAGTCAGCAGAAAAAGCCGTCGTTGCTTTAGAGGAGAGTACTTCAGGTGAGCCAAAGACACCAACCGAATCACATGAAAAGTTAAGAAAAGTAACATCTGATCAAGGAAGCGCCACAACGAGCAGCAACCAGGAGAATATCGGATCATCAAGCGTAAGCTTCCGTAACCAAGTTCTTCAGTCCACAGTAACGAATCAGAAGCAAGATTCACCCATACCGGTAGAATCAAATCGCGAGAAAGCAGCTAGCAAGGAAGTAGAAGCTGGTTCTCAAAGCACCAATGAGGGGATTGCTGGACAAAGCAGTAGCACAGAGAAaccaaaggaagaagaaagtgcGAAACAACGTTGGAGTAGAAGCCAGAGAGAAGCTGCATTGATGAAGTTCCGGTTGAAGAGGAAAGATCGATGCTTTGACAAAAAG GTTCGGTACCAGAGCAGGAAGAAGCTAGCAGAACAACGTCCTCGAGTGAAAGGCCAGTTCGTGCGAACCGTGAATTCAGACGCGTCTACAAAATCATGA
- the PRR9 gene encoding pseudo-response regulator 9, with the protein MGEIVVLSSDDGMETIKNRVKSSEVVQWEKYLPKTVLRVLLVESDYSTRQIITALLRKCCYKVVAVSDGLAAWEVLKEKSHNIDLILTELDLPSISGFALLALVMEHEACKNIPVIMMSSQDSIKMVLKCMLRGAADYLIKPMRKNELKNLWQHVWRRLTLRDDPTAHAQSLPASQHNLEDTDETCEDSRYHSDQGSGAQAINYNGHNKLMENGKSVDERDEFKETFDVTMDLIGGIDKRPDSIYKDKSRDECVGPELGLSLKRSCSVSFENQDESKHQKLSLSDASAFSRFEESKSAEKAVVALEESTSGEPKTPTESHEKLRKVTSDQGSATTSSNQENIGSSSVSFRNQVLQSTVTNQKQDSPIPVESNREKAASKEVEAGSQSTNEGIAGQSSSTEKPKEEESAKQRWSRSQREAALMKFRLKRKDRCFDKKVRDTQASS; encoded by the exons ATGGGGGAGATTGTGGTTTTAAGTAGTGATGATGGTATGGAGACTATAAAGAACAGAGTAAAGTCATCGGAAGTTGTTCAGTGGGAGAAGTATTTGCCTAAAACTGTACTTAGGGTTTTGTTAGTTGAATCTGATTACTCAACTCGTCAAATCATCACTGCCCTTCTTCGTAAATGCTGTTACAAAG TTGTAGCTGTTTCTGATGGTTTAGCTGCGTGGGAGGTTCTAAAGGAGAAGTCACATAACATTGATCTTATACTAACAGAGCTGGATTTGCCATCTATATCTGGTTTTGCTCTGCTTGCTTTGGTAATGGAGCATGAAGCTTGCAAGAACATTCCTGTCATAA TGATGTCTTCTCAAGATTCGATAAAAATGGTGTTGAAGTGTATGCTGAGAGGTGCTGCTGATTATCTAATCAAACCAATGAGGAAAAACGAGTTGAAAAATCTATGGCAACATGTTTGGAGAAGACTGact TTGCGTGATGATCCTACTGCTCATGCTCAAAGCTTACCAGCTTCACAGCACAACCTTGAAGATACTGATGAAACTTGTGAAGATTCCAGATATCATTCAGATCAAGGAAGTGGTGCTCAg GCTATCAATTACAATGGTCACAATAAGCTGATGGAGAATGGCAAATCAGTGGATGAAAGAGACGAGTTTAAGGAAACTTTTGATGTGACAATGGATTTGATTGGTGGAATTGACAAGCGTCCTGATAGTATTTATAAAGACAAGAGTCGAGATGAGTGTGTTGGTCCTGAGCTTGGACTTTCTCTGAAAAGATCTTGCTCTGTAAGTTTTGAGAACCAAGATGAAAGCAAGCATCAAAAGCTTAGCCTCTCTGATGCGTCGGCCTTCTCAAG ATTTGAGGAAAGCAAGTCAGCAGAAAAAGCCGTCGTTGCTTTAGAGGAGAGTACTTCAGGTGAGCCAAAGACACCAACCGAATCACATGAAAAGTTAAGAAAAGTAACATCTGATCAAGGAAGCGCCACAACGAGCAGCAACCAGGAGAATATCGGATCATCAAGCGTAAGCTTCCGTAACCAAGTTCTTCAGTCCACAGTAACGAATCAGAAGCAAGATTCACCCATACCGGTAGAATCAAATCGCGAGAAAGCAGCTAGCAAGGAAGTAGAAGCTGGTTCTCAAAGCACCAATGAGGGGATTGCTGGACAAAGCAGTAGCACAGAGAAaccaaaggaagaagaaagtgcGAAACAACGTTGGAGTAGAAGCCAGAGAGAAGCTGCATTGATGAAGTTCCGGTTGAAGAGGAAAGATCGATGCTTTGACAAAAAGGTAAGAGACACACAAGCTTCATCATAA
- the PRR9 gene encoding pseudo-response regulator 9: MDQLRDDPTAHAQSLPASQHNLEDTDETCEDSRYHSDQGSGAQAINYNGHNKLMENGKSVDERDEFKETFDVTMDLIGGIDKRPDSIYKDKSRDECVGPELGLSLKRSCSVSFENQDESKHQKLSLSDASAFSRFEESKSAEKAVVALEESTSGEPKTPTESHEKLRKVTSDQGSATTSSNQENIGSSSVSFRNQVLQSTVTNQKQDSPIPVESNREKAASKEVEAGSQSTNEGIAGQSSSTEKPKEEESAKQRWSRSQREAALMKFRLKRKDRCFDKKVRYQSRKKLAEQRPRVKGQFVRTVNSDASTKS; this comes from the exons ATGGATCAGTTGCGTGATGATCCTACTGCTCATGCTCAAAGCTTACCAGCTTCACAGCACAACCTTGAAGATACTGATGAAACTTGTGAAGATTCCAGATATCATTCAGATCAAGGAAGTGGTGCTCAg GCTATCAATTACAATGGTCACAATAAGCTGATGGAGAATGGCAAATCAGTGGATGAAAGAGACGAGTTTAAGGAAACTTTTGATGTGACAATGGATTTGATTGGTGGAATTGACAAGCGTCCTGATAGTATTTATAAAGACAAGAGTCGAGATGAGTGTGTTGGTCCTGAGCTTGGACTTTCTCTGAAAAGATCTTGCTCTGTAAGTTTTGAGAACCAAGATGAAAGCAAGCATCAAAAGCTTAGCCTCTCTGATGCGTCGGCCTTCTCAAG ATTTGAGGAAAGCAAGTCAGCAGAAAAAGCCGTCGTTGCTTTAGAGGAGAGTACTTCAGGTGAGCCAAAGACACCAACCGAATCACATGAAAAGTTAAGAAAAGTAACATCTGATCAAGGAAGCGCCACAACGAGCAGCAACCAGGAGAATATCGGATCATCAAGCGTAAGCTTCCGTAACCAAGTTCTTCAGTCCACAGTAACGAATCAGAAGCAAGATTCACCCATACCGGTAGAATCAAATCGCGAGAAAGCAGCTAGCAAGGAAGTAGAAGCTGGTTCTCAAAGCACCAATGAGGGGATTGCTGGACAAAGCAGTAGCACAGAGAAaccaaaggaagaagaaagtgcGAAACAACGTTGGAGTAGAAGCCAGAGAGAAGCTGCATTGATGAAGTTCCGGTTGAAGAGGAAAGATCGATGCTTTGACAAAAAG GTTCGGTACCAGAGCAGGAAGAAGCTAGCAGAACAACGTCCTCGAGTGAAAGGCCAGTTCGTGCGAACCGTGAATTCAGACGCGTCTACAAAATCATGA
- the PRR9 gene encoding pseudo-response regulator 9 (pseudo-response regulator 9 (PRR9); CONTAINS InterPro DOMAIN/s: CheY-like (InterPro:IPR011006), Signal transduction response regulator, receiver domain (InterPro:IPR001789), CCT domain (InterPro:IPR010402); BEST Arabidopsis thaliana protein match is: CCT motif family protein (TAIR:AT2G46670.1); Has 67918 Blast hits to 66591 proteins in 3038 species: Archae - 212; Bacteria - 59069; Metazoa - 375; Fungi - 591; Plants - 3099; Viruses - 4; Other Eukaryotes - 4568 (source: NCBI BLink).), with amino-acid sequence MGEIVVLSSDDGMETIKNRVKSSEVVQWEKYLPKTVLRVLLVESDYSTRQIITALLRKCCYKVVAVSDGLAAWEVLKEKSHNIDLILTELDLPSISGFALLALVMEHEACKNIPVIMMSSQDSIKMVLKCMLRGAADYLIKPMRKNELKNLWQHVWRRLTLRDDPTAHAQSLPASQHNLEDTDETCEDSRYHSDQGSGAQAINYNGHNKLMENGKSVDERDEFKETFDVTMDLIGGIDKRPDSIYKDKSRDECVGPELGLSLKRSCSVSFENQDESKHQKLSLSDASAFSRFEESKSAEKAVVALEESTSGEPKTPTESHEKLRKVTSDQGSATTSSNQENIGSSSVSFRNQVLQSTVTNQKQDSPIPVESNREKAASKEVEAGSQSTNEGIAGQSSSTEKPKEEESAKQRWSRSQREAALMKFRLKRKDRCFDKKVRYQSRKKLAEQRPRVKGQFVRTVNSDASTKS; translated from the exons ATGGGGGAGATTGTGGTTTTAAGTAGTGATGATGGTATGGAGACTATAAAGAACAGAGTAAAGTCATCGGAAGTTGTTCAGTGGGAGAAGTATTTGCCTAAAACTGTACTTAGGGTTTTGTTAGTTGAATCTGATTACTCAACTCGTCAAATCATCACTGCCCTTCTTCGTAAATGCTGTTACAAAG TTGTAGCTGTTTCTGATGGTTTAGCTGCGTGGGAGGTTCTAAAGGAGAAGTCACATAACATTGATCTTATACTAACAGAGCTGGATTTGCCATCTATATCTGGTTTTGCTCTGCTTGCTTTGGTAATGGAGCATGAAGCTTGCAAGAACATTCCTGTCATAA TGATGTCTTCTCAAGATTCGATAAAAATGGTGTTGAAGTGTATGCTGAGAGGTGCTGCTGATTATCTAATCAAACCAATGAGGAAAAACGAGTTGAAAAATCTATGGCAACATGTTTGGAGAAGACTGact TTGCGTGATGATCCTACTGCTCATGCTCAAAGCTTACCAGCTTCACAGCACAACCTTGAAGATACTGATGAAACTTGTGAAGATTCCAGATATCATTCAGATCAAGGAAGTGGTGCTCAg GCTATCAATTACAATGGTCACAATAAGCTGATGGAGAATGGCAAATCAGTGGATGAAAGAGACGAGTTTAAGGAAACTTTTGATGTGACAATGGATTTGATTGGTGGAATTGACAAGCGTCCTGATAGTATTTATAAAGACAAGAGTCGAGATGAGTGTGTTGGTCCTGAGCTTGGACTTTCTCTGAAAAGATCTTGCTCTGTAAGTTTTGAGAACCAAGATGAAAGCAAGCATCAAAAGCTTAGCCTCTCTGATGCGTCGGCCTTCTCAAG ATTTGAGGAAAGCAAGTCAGCAGAAAAAGCCGTCGTTGCTTTAGAGGAGAGTACTTCAGGTGAGCCAAAGACACCAACCGAATCACATGAAAAGTTAAGAAAAGTAACATCTGATCAAGGAAGCGCCACAACGAGCAGCAACCAGGAGAATATCGGATCATCAAGCGTAAGCTTCCGTAACCAAGTTCTTCAGTCCACAGTAACGAATCAGAAGCAAGATTCACCCATACCGGTAGAATCAAATCGCGAGAAAGCAGCTAGCAAGGAAGTAGAAGCTGGTTCTCAAAGCACCAATGAGGGGATTGCTGGACAAAGCAGTAGCACAGAGAAaccaaaggaagaagaaagtgcGAAACAACGTTGGAGTAGAAGCCAGAGAGAAGCTGCATTGATGAAGTTCCGGTTGAAGAGGAAAGATCGATGCTTTGACAAAAAG GTTCGGTACCAGAGCAGGAAGAAGCTAGCAGAACAACGTCCTCGAGTGAAAGGCCAGTTCGTGCGAACCGTGAATTCAGACGCGTCTACAAAATCATGA
- the ZAT gene encoding zinc transporter, with translation MESSSPHHSHIVEVNVGKSDEERIIVASKVCGEAPCGFSDSKNASGDAHERSASMRKLCIAVVLCLVFMSVEVVGGIKANSLAILTDAAHLLSDVAAFAISLFSLWAAGWEATPRQTYGFFRIEILGALVSIQLIWLLTGILVYEAIIRIVTETSEVNGFLMFLVAAFGLVVNIIMAVLLGHDHGHSHGHGHGHGHDHHNHSHGVTVTTHHHHHDHEHGHSHGHGEDKHHAHGDVTEQLLDKSKTQVAAKEKRKRNINLQGAYLHVLGDSIQSVGVMIGGAIIWYNPEWKIVDLICTLAFSVIVLGTTINMIRNILEVLMESTPREIDATKLEKGLLEMEEVVAVHELHIWAITVGKVLLACHVNIRPEADADMVLNKVIDYIRREYNISHVTIQIER, from the coding sequence ATGGAGTCTTCAAGTCCCCACCATAGTCACATTGTTGAGGTTAATGTTGGAAAATCTGATGAAGAGAGAATAATTGTGGCGAGTAAAGTCTGTGGAGAAGCACCATGTGGGTTTTCAGATTCTAAGAATGCTTCCGGGGATGCTCACGAACGCTCTGCTTCTATGCGGAAGCTTTGTATCGCCGTCGTGCTGTGTCTAGTGTTCATGAGTGTTGAAGTTGTTGGTGGGATTAAAGCCAATAGTTTAGCTATATTAACCGATGCAGCTCATTTGCTCTCTGACGTTGCTGCCTTTGCTATCTCCCTCTTCTCATTGTGGGCTGCTGGCTGGGAAGCGACTCCTAGGCAGACTTACGGGTTCTTCAGGATTGAGATTTTGGGTGCTCTTGTATCTATCCAGCTCATTTGGTTGCTCACGGGTATTCTGGTTTATGAAGCGATTATCAGAATTGTTACAGAGACCAGTGAGGTTAATGGATTCCTCATGTTTCTGGTTGCTGCCTTTGGTCTAGTGGTGAACATCATAATGGCTGTTCTGCTAGGGCATGATCATGGTCACAGTCATGGACATGGGCATGGCCACGGCCATGACCATCACAATCATAGCCATGGGGTGACTGTTACCactcatcaccatcatcacgATCATGAACATGGCCATAGTCATGGTCATGGAGAGGACAAGCATCATGCTCATGGGGATGTTACTGAGCAATTGTTGGACAAATCGAAGACTCAAGTCGcagcaaaagagaaaagaaagagaaacatcAATCTCCAAGGAGCTTATCTGCATGTCCTTGGGGATTCCATCCAGAGTGTTGGTGTTATGATTGGAGGAGCTATCATTTGGTACAATCCGGAATGGAAGATAGTGGATCTGATCTGCACACTTGCCTTTTCGGTTATTGTCCTAGGAACAACCATCAACATGATTCGCAACATTCTAGAAGTATTGATGGAGAGTACACCCAGAGAGATTGACGCCACAAAGCTCGAAAAGGGTTTGCTCGAAATGGAAGAAGTGGTGGCTGTTCATGAGCTCCACATATGGGCTATCACAGTGGGAAAAGTGCTATTGGCTTGCCATGTCAATATCAGACCAGAAGCAGATGCAGATATGGTGCTCAACAAGGTAATTGATTACATCCGCAGGGAGTACAACATTAGTCATGTCACGATACAAATCGAGCGCTAA